One segment of Thermosynechococcus sp. HN-54 DNA contains the following:
- a CDS encoding YebC/PmpR family DNA-binding transcriptional regulator — protein sequence MAGHSKWANIKRQKARVDAQKGKIFARLSRAIIIAARHGGGDPAGNFQLRSAIEKAKAAGIPSENIERAIAKGTGTLESDAPLEEIRYEGYGPGGVAFLIEALTDNRNRTAADLRAAFNKQGGNLGETGCVSWMFEQWGIVTVAAPKDEGAFLEALLAAEVENYEMIDGVAEVRCPVPALEAVSETLKAQGYTVLDTESRWVSMNTVEITDEETARRVLKLMDALENLDDIQSVATNVTMRDALMEAMYV from the coding sequence ATGGCAGGTCACAGTAAGTGGGCAAACATTAAACGGCAAAAAGCACGGGTTGATGCCCAAAAGGGCAAGATCTTTGCACGGCTATCGCGGGCAATCATTATTGCGGCACGGCATGGGGGTGGCGATCCTGCCGGCAACTTTCAACTGCGCAGCGCCATTGAGAAGGCTAAAGCCGCAGGGATTCCTAGTGAGAATATCGAGCGAGCGATCGCCAAAGGCACCGGTACCCTTGAAAGTGATGCCCCCTTAGAGGAAATTCGCTATGAAGGCTATGGACCGGGGGGTGTGGCGTTCTTGATCGAAGCCCTCACCGACAATCGCAATCGCACGGCTGCGGATCTACGGGCAGCTTTCAATAAGCAAGGGGGAAACCTTGGCGAAACGGGCTGTGTGAGCTGGATGTTTGAGCAGTGGGGCATTGTTACCGTTGCTGCTCCCAAGGACGAGGGGGCTTTTCTAGAGGCACTCCTAGCAGCTGAGGTAGAAAACTACGAGATGATAGACGGTGTCGCTGAAGTTCGCTGTCCCGTGCCTGCCCTTGAAGCCGTTAGTGAAACCTTAAAAGCGCAGGGCTATACTGTCCTAGACACCGAAAGTCGCTGGGTCTCAATGAATACCGTAGAAATCACCGATGAAGAAACGGCGCGGCGCGTCCTCAAGCTGATGGATGCCCTTGAAAATCTCGACGATATTCAAAGTGTGGCCACAAACGTGACTATGAGGGATGCTCTCATGGAGGCCATGTACGTATAG
- a CDS encoding photosystem II reaction center protein K, with amino-acid sequence MINALVLVAKLPEAYAIFDPLVDVLPVIPVLFLALAFVWQAAVGFR; translated from the coding sequence ATGATTAATGCTTTGGTTTTGGTTGCTAAACTCCCAGAAGCTTACGCCATTTTTGATCCCCTCGTGGATGTGCTGCCGGTGATCCCAGTGCTCTTTTTGGCCTTGGCCTTTGTTTGGCAAGCTGCGGTTGGTTTTCGTTAA
- a CDS encoding ATP phosphoribosyltransferase regulatory subunit, which produces MVYQPACGARDILPLDVARQRWLEQRLERVFQSWGYQEIITPTIETLATLTAGGTVHPETVIQVQGSGDEPLGLRPELTASIARAAVTRMAGMQLPQRLYYKTNVFRRTTVAQLGNQQEFFQAGVELLGATGLAADAEILWLVQECLGALAVEEVYLLVGDAHLTQQLLSTFPTELQKTVRQCLANLDRVSLQALPAPWRDRALALFDLRGSPKEVGERLQQWSDVAGVGDRFEELQRLLDLVAKSLSITLDLSLVQSFDYYTGIIFEVLIPTDTELRLVAQGGRYDQLLSIYHPDGAAVPGIGFVFNVEALLQAIAIPPAALLAPRSQWLVVPRTANALAAALQHAQTLRLDGSTRVELALLDLPPEQIRAYARDRQIPYIAWIESDAPPQIEALSDGATYLQIQSV; this is translated from the coding sequence ATGGTGTATCAACCTGCCTGTGGTGCCCGCGATATTCTGCCCCTCGATGTGGCACGACAACGGTGGCTAGAGCAGCGCTTGGAGCGGGTCTTCCAAAGCTGGGGCTATCAAGAAATCATTACCCCGACGATCGAGACGTTGGCCACATTGACGGCAGGGGGGACGGTTCATCCAGAGACGGTCATTCAAGTCCAAGGGAGTGGTGATGAACCCTTGGGATTACGTCCAGAATTAACGGCTTCCATTGCCCGCGCCGCCGTCACCCGTATGGCAGGAATGCAACTGCCCCAAAGGCTCTATTACAAAACCAATGTCTTTCGGCGAACAACAGTGGCGCAGTTGGGGAATCAGCAGGAGTTTTTCCAAGCGGGGGTGGAGCTACTGGGGGCAACGGGTTTAGCAGCAGATGCAGAAATTCTCTGGCTAGTGCAGGAGTGTCTTGGGGCGTTAGCGGTTGAGGAAGTCTATCTCTTGGTGGGGGATGCCCATTTGACACAACAGTTGCTCAGTACCTTCCCAACGGAACTGCAAAAAACCGTACGCCAATGCTTGGCCAATTTAGACCGCGTGAGCTTGCAGGCTCTGCCGGCCCCTTGGCGCGATCGCGCCCTTGCCCTCTTTGATCTACGGGGTAGTCCGAAGGAGGTGGGGGAACGTTTGCAGCAATGGTCAGATGTGGCTGGGGTGGGCGATCGCTTTGAGGAACTTCAGCGATTGTTGGACTTGGTGGCCAAGTCGTTGTCTATTACCCTTGATCTGAGCCTTGTGCAGTCCTTTGACTATTACACAGGGATTATTTTTGAGGTCTTGATTCCCACAGATACTGAACTGCGGTTGGTGGCTCAAGGGGGACGCTATGACCAGTTGCTGAGCATTTACCATCCCGATGGTGCGGCTGTGCCGGGGATTGGTTTTGTCTTTAATGTGGAGGCATTGCTTCAGGCGATCGCGATCCCACCGGCAGCCCTATTAGCTCCCCGCAGCCAATGGTTGGTGGTTCCCCGCACAGCCAACGCCCTAGCAGCCGCTCTGCAACACGCCCAAACGCTGCGCTTGGATGGCTCAACCCGTGTGGAGTTGGCATTGCTGGATCTCCCACCAGAACAAATCCGCGCCTATGCCCGCGATCGCCAGATTCCCTATATTGCTTGGATTGAGAGTGATGCGCCACCGCAGATCGAAGCCCTCAGTGATGGGGCAACCTATTTGCAGATTCAGAGTGTTTAG
- a CDS encoding o-succinylbenzoate synthase → MRWQWRVYEEPLREPLATAQGVWRSRSGIYLRLEDEQGHVGYGEIAPLPGWGSETLSADIALCQQLPTHLSPEVIAAIPEDLPAAQFGFATAWQSVGQLPYAIRPWPICALLGSGRAALEQWQQPWQRGQTTFKWKVGVTSPEREQGILRELLAALPQGAKLRLDANGGWDVVTAARWLTWLDRHGNGKIEYVEQPLPPNQWQALLALSQTVTTAIALDESVVSATELQRWLDRGWPGLFVIKPALFGSPERLSLLFRQGLEPQRLVFSSALEGAIARMAIFHLFETWQPCHALGFGVERWRSAPLLTALADYAATWDYLDNYGKNHYK, encoded by the coding sequence GTGCGCTGGCAGTGGCGAGTGTATGAGGAACCCCTTCGGGAACCCTTGGCAACGGCGCAGGGGGTCTGGCGATCGCGCTCAGGAATTTATCTACGCCTCGAAGATGAACAAGGCCACGTGGGCTACGGTGAAATTGCCCCCCTTCCCGGCTGGGGCAGCGAAACCCTCAGCGCTGATATTGCTCTGTGCCAGCAACTGCCCACCCACCTTAGCCCAGAGGTTATTGCTGCAATTCCTGAGGACTTACCTGCCGCCCAGTTTGGTTTTGCCACCGCTTGGCAGAGTGTGGGGCAATTGCCCTATGCGATTCGCCCTTGGCCGATCTGCGCACTTTTAGGGAGTGGTCGAGCCGCCCTTGAGCAGTGGCAGCAGCCTTGGCAGCGGGGACAAACCACATTCAAGTGGAAAGTGGGTGTGACTTCCCCAGAAAGGGAACAAGGCATCCTCAGGGAGTTACTGGCAGCACTGCCTCAGGGAGCAAAATTACGCCTTGATGCCAATGGTGGTTGGGATGTGGTAACCGCAGCGCGCTGGTTGACGTGGCTCGATCGCCATGGGAACGGCAAAATCGAGTATGTGGAGCAACCCCTGCCCCCCAACCAATGGCAAGCCCTACTCGCCCTTTCTCAGACGGTGACAACGGCGATCGCCCTTGATGAAAGTGTGGTCAGTGCAACGGAATTGCAGCGTTGGTTAGATCGCGGCTGGCCGGGACTCTTTGTGATTAAGCCGGCCCTCTTTGGTTCTCCAGAACGCCTGAGCCTCTTATTTCGTCAAGGTTTAGAACCGCAGCGGCTGGTTTTTTCCTCTGCCCTTGAAGGGGCGATCGCCCGTATGGCAATTTTTCATCTCTTTGAAACATGGCAGCCCTGTCATGCCCTCGGTTTTGGCGTCGAACGCTGGCGATCGGCTCCCCTACTGACTGCCCTTGCAGATTACGCAGCGACATGGGATTACCTTGACAATTATGGTAAAAATCACTATAAGTAA
- the btpA gene encoding photosystem I biogenesis protein BtpA has product MDLRTLFHTATPVIGVVHLLPLPTSVRWGGSLKAVIDRAEQEATALASGGANAIIVENFFDAPFTKDRVDAAVVSAMTLVVQRLKNLVALPIGLNVLRNDAFSGLAIAACTGAQFIRVNVLTGVMATDQGIIEGQAHQLLRYRRELGQDIKIFADVMVKHAQPLHSPNLATAVRDTFERGLADGVILSGWATGHPPTEEDLSVAASAAKGQPLFIGSGASWDNVEQLVPYVNGVIVASSLKRNGQIEQPIDPIRVSRFVEAWQRAHHKIQELNRANGNCRGSINEPLPSMFVHGQK; this is encoded by the coding sequence GTGGATCTCCGGACTCTCTTTCACACTGCAACGCCAGTCATCGGTGTTGTCCACCTGCTGCCCTTACCCACCTCCGTCCGTTGGGGGGGCAGTCTCAAGGCCGTTATTGATCGGGCAGAACAGGAAGCCACAGCCCTCGCCTCAGGGGGAGCCAATGCGATTATTGTCGAGAATTTCTTTGATGCCCCCTTCACTAAAGATCGGGTGGATGCCGCCGTTGTCAGTGCCATGACCCTTGTGGTGCAGCGGCTAAAGAACTTGGTGGCCCTCCCCATCGGCTTAAATGTGCTGCGCAATGATGCTTTCAGTGGTTTGGCGATCGCGGCCTGTACCGGGGCACAATTTATCCGCGTCAATGTGCTGACAGGGGTAATGGCCACGGATCAAGGGATTATTGAAGGCCAAGCCCATCAACTTCTGCGCTACCGCCGCGAACTGGGGCAAGACATCAAAATTTTCGCCGATGTCATGGTGAAGCATGCTCAGCCCCTCCACAGTCCCAACCTTGCCACTGCGGTGCGCGATACCTTTGAGCGGGGACTCGCCGATGGGGTGATCCTCTCCGGTTGGGCAACGGGGCACCCGCCCACTGAGGAAGATCTATCCGTCGCTGCCAGCGCCGCTAAGGGACAACCCCTCTTTATTGGCAGTGGAGCCTCGTGGGACAATGTGGAGCAGTTGGTGCCCTACGTCAACGGCGTCATTGTTGCCAGTTCCCTGAAGCGCAATGGTCAGATTGAACAACCCATTGACCCCATTCGCGTTAGCCGTTTTGTTGAAGCATGGCAGCGGGCCCACCACAAGATTCAGGAACTCAATCGCGCCAATGGCAACTGCCGCGGGTCGATCAATGAACCCTTGCCATCCATGTTTGTGCACGGCCAAAAATGA
- the recJ gene encoding single-stranded-DNA-specific exonuclease RecJ, with the protein MQRPWQSCSTHPAPPDFIEQVKMLHPDAGAITAQLLWQRGYRDLNQQVPAFLDWRRYQPASPLEFPEMPSALARLQQALDTQEKVAIWGDFDTDGVTATAVLWEGLKPLLGCQLLDFYIPNRQQDSHGLSRHGLEHLHQRGVSLIITCDTGCTNAAEIAFARQLGMDVIVTDHHTLEPAPLGAVALINPRQLPWNHPLCHLSGVGVAYKFLEAVYAQWPEKTQGYALENLLDLVAIGLIADLVELRDECRYLAQRGLEQLGKSQTLRPGIAVLLKGASKGTARQREISFTVAPRLNAVSRIQGDVRSLITLLTTQDWRQARQLARHIEKVNAERQRRQKEIAKMAHAKVAQLDLSATRVILLTDDSWPLSLLGLVANEIVKTYGRPAILLQTDPATGMAAGSARSDGFVDLYEALHSQQHLFQGFGGHPYAAGFRLKMEYIPLLEAALNQFLAQKEGTAIVTPKPLRIDLEVTLDQLNERLLRELEVLAPFDSTYHPNPRLLVRNVELTDLRENNNRENQNTRKYVSMLLHDRQHTFPAKWWDHQIGDCPKGRCDLVIELEQWQTCLSAVIQELRPSATNVIQAASFQSLVDYRDRPHEASIKGLRIETCPTSRKSWRQWIQRAKREQQPLILAYSPPPEQDALKVWQEFLMLCQQASQKGTCLQREGLREHLGIETATLNYALNVLETLGVKVIQRGEEFRCKWPPQLKPSANTVAALEVFKSAIAEENFRRRYFAAAPLQALQETD; encoded by the coding sequence ATGCAGCGCCCTTGGCAATCCTGTTCTACTCACCCTGCTCCCCCAGACTTTATTGAGCAAGTCAAAATGCTGCACCCCGATGCGGGCGCAATCACTGCCCAGTTACTTTGGCAGCGAGGCTATCGTGATCTTAATCAGCAAGTGCCGGCTTTTTTAGATTGGCGACGCTACCAGCCTGCGTCTCCCTTGGAGTTTCCAGAAATGCCATCTGCCCTAGCCCGTTTGCAGCAGGCCTTAGACACTCAGGAAAAGGTTGCCATTTGGGGAGATTTTGATACCGATGGCGTGACGGCAACCGCCGTTCTCTGGGAAGGGCTAAAGCCCCTGCTGGGATGCCAATTGCTGGACTTTTATATTCCCAATCGCCAGCAAGACTCCCATGGTCTTTCACGCCATGGCCTTGAACACCTGCACCAAAGAGGGGTCTCCTTGATCATTACCTGTGATACGGGTTGCACCAACGCTGCTGAAATTGCCTTTGCCCGTCAGTTGGGGATGGATGTGATTGTTACTGATCACCACACCCTTGAACCCGCTCCCTTGGGGGCTGTGGCGCTGATCAATCCGCGGCAGTTGCCTTGGAATCATCCCCTATGTCATTTATCCGGGGTTGGCGTTGCTTACAAGTTTTTGGAAGCGGTTTATGCCCAATGGCCAGAGAAAACGCAAGGGTATGCCCTCGAAAATCTCCTTGATCTGGTGGCTATTGGCCTGATTGCTGATTTAGTCGAACTGAGGGATGAGTGCCGCTACCTTGCCCAGCGCGGCTTGGAACAACTCGGCAAGAGTCAAACTCTGCGACCCGGTATTGCTGTCCTTTTGAAGGGGGCGTCCAAAGGCACGGCTCGGCAACGGGAGATTAGTTTTACTGTCGCACCCCGCCTCAATGCTGTAAGTCGTATCCAAGGGGATGTGCGATCGCTGATTACGCTCTTGACCACCCAAGATTGGCGCCAAGCGCGGCAGTTGGCACGGCACATTGAAAAAGTGAATGCAGAACGGCAGCGACGCCAAAAAGAGATTGCTAAGATGGCCCATGCCAAAGTAGCGCAATTAGATCTCTCGGCAACGCGGGTAATTCTCCTCACCGATGACAGTTGGCCATTGAGTCTTCTGGGGCTAGTGGCAAATGAGATCGTAAAAACCTATGGCCGTCCGGCAATTTTACTTCAGACTGATCCGGCCACAGGAATGGCAGCAGGTTCAGCGCGTTCCGATGGCTTTGTAGATCTCTATGAGGCACTCCATAGCCAACAGCATTTATTTCAGGGATTTGGCGGGCATCCCTATGCAGCAGGCTTCAGGCTAAAGATGGAGTACATTCCCCTTTTGGAAGCCGCCCTCAACCAATTCTTGGCACAAAAAGAGGGCACAGCGATCGTGACACCGAAACCCTTGCGGATTGACTTGGAAGTGACCTTGGATCAACTCAATGAGCGGTTGCTCAGGGAACTGGAAGTGCTTGCCCCCTTCGATTCAACCTACCATCCCAACCCGCGATTGTTGGTGCGCAATGTGGAACTCACTGACCTCAGAGAGAACAATAACCGGGAGAATCAGAACACAAGGAAATACGTCTCAATGCTACTCCACGATCGCCAGCACACCTTTCCTGCGAAGTGGTGGGATCATCAGATAGGGGATTGCCCAAAAGGGCGCTGTGATCTGGTGATTGAGCTGGAGCAGTGGCAAACGTGCCTATCAGCCGTCATTCAAGAGCTGCGACCCAGTGCAACCAATGTGATCCAAGCGGCATCTTTTCAGTCCCTCGTAGATTATCGCGATCGCCCCCATGAGGCAAGCATCAAGGGCCTGCGCATCGAAACCTGCCCGACATCAAGGAAAAGCTGGCGCCAATGGATTCAGCGCGCAAAAAGGGAACAGCAACCCTTGATTTTGGCCTACTCTCCCCCCCCAGAGCAGGACGCTCTAAAAGTGTGGCAGGAATTCCTGATGCTGTGCCAACAAGCTAGTCAAAAGGGAACATGTTTACAACGAGAGGGGCTGCGGGAACACCTTGGCATTGAAACGGCCACCTTGAACTATGCCCTCAATGTGCTGGAGACACTGGGAGTCAAGGTTATTCAGAGGGGAGAAGAGTTTAGGTGCAAATGGCCACCCCAACTGAAGCCCTCTGCCAACACCGTTGCCGCATTAGAGGTTTTTAAGTCAGCGATCGCCGAGGAAAACTTTCGCCGTCGTTACTTTGCAGCCGCCCCCCTACAGGCGCTTCAGGAAACAGACTAA
- the hisG gene encoding ATP phosphoribosyltransferase, producing MLTIALPKGALLKDSIAYFQRVGLNFEALLEPGNRQLQVLSQDGRARALLVRAQDVPVYVQYGQAQLGIVGYDVLREKNPHVAKLADLGFGQCRLSVAVKASSPYRSARDLPPHCRVASKFVRCADAFFQQLDLPVDIVPLYGSVELGPITGMAEAIVDLVSTGRTLKENGLVELEQIFTSTAYLIAHPRSYRLNLSGLGHYVPQLTAAIA from the coding sequence ATGCTAACAATCGCTCTGCCCAAAGGCGCCCTGCTGAAAGACAGTATTGCCTACTTCCAACGGGTGGGCTTAAATTTTGAAGCGCTCCTTGAGCCGGGAAATCGCCAGCTCCAAGTGTTGTCTCAAGATGGGCGTGCCCGTGCTCTTTTGGTACGTGCCCAAGACGTTCCTGTTTATGTGCAGTATGGCCAAGCGCAGTTAGGCATTGTTGGCTATGATGTGCTGCGGGAGAAAAATCCCCACGTGGCTAAGCTAGCGGATCTGGGTTTTGGTCAGTGCCGGCTCTCAGTCGCCGTCAAAGCCTCTAGCCCCTACCGCAGTGCCCGCGATTTGCCCCCCCATTGCCGCGTCGCCTCAAAGTTTGTCCGCTGTGCCGATGCCTTTTTCCAACAGTTGGATTTACCCGTGGATATTGTGCCTCTCTATGGTTCGGTGGAACTGGGGCCGATTACAGGGATGGCGGAGGCGATTGTGGATTTGGTGTCAACGGGGCGCACCCTCAAGGAAAATGGCCTTGTGGAGTTAGAGCAAATTTTCACCAGTACTGCCTATTTGATTGCCCATCCCCGCAGTTATCGCCTGAACCTCAGTGGCTTGGGACACTACGTTCCGCAATTAACAGCGGCGATCGCCTGA
- a CDS encoding nicotinate-nucleotide adenylyltransferase produces MTIALFGTSADPPTAAHGDILQWLSDRYDRVLVWAADNPFKGQQTPLPYRQAMLNLLVRSLNRPNVEHRPELSHPYTIHSVEQVKQQWPNDPLTLVVGSDVLAKLPQWYQAEKLLAQVKLLVLQRPGVVIDPKDWQAVRQLCPQVELANYRGPAVSSTTYRQQRDEQQLLPAIAQYIQQQGLYSQS; encoded by the coding sequence ATGACCATTGCCCTCTTTGGTACCAGTGCCGATCCGCCCACTGCCGCCCATGGGGACATTCTCCAGTGGTTGAGCGATCGCTATGACCGCGTTTTGGTGTGGGCAGCCGATAATCCCTTCAAAGGGCAGCAAACCCCCCTGCCCTATCGCCAAGCCATGCTCAATCTCCTAGTGCGCAGCCTCAACCGCCCCAATGTCGAACATCGCCCCGAACTCAGCCACCCCTACACCATCCATTCCGTGGAGCAGGTGAAGCAGCAGTGGCCGAATGACCCCCTCACCCTTGTGGTGGGCAGTGATGTTCTCGCTAAACTGCCCCAATGGTATCAGGCGGAGAAACTTCTGGCTCAAGTGAAGCTCTTGGTCTTGCAGCGTCCGGGTGTTGTCATTGACCCCAAGGACTGGCAAGCCGTGCGGCAACTGTGTCCCCAAGTAGAATTGGCTAACTATCGCGGGCCAGCGGTCTCCTCCACCACCTATCGGCAACAGCGGGATGAACAACAACTCCTGCCGGCGATCGCCCAGTATATTCAGCAGCAAGGACTCTACTCGCAGTCATGA
- the folK gene encoding 2-amino-4-hydroxy-6-hydroxymethyldihydropteridine diphosphokinase → MAECTDLSISPSDPPLVAIALGSNLGEPLQQLRAAVKVLGQRPGINVLACSPWYCTTPVGPPQPNYWNGCLVARVQLSPWALLKTLQAIEVQFGRQRQQHWGARTLDLDLLLYGDRVIATPELTLPHPRLAERPFVLVPLAAIAPHWRHPLLGETIQTLREQVGDQGIIAVLSDDAGETTFATAADRPPPEPR, encoded by the coding sequence ATGGCAGAATGCACTGACTTAAGTATATCCCCGTCTGACCCCCCCCTCGTGGCGATCGCCCTCGGAAGTAACCTCGGTGAGCCATTACAGCAACTGCGGGCTGCGGTAAAAGTGTTGGGCCAAAGGCCGGGGATCAATGTTTTAGCCTGCTCGCCGTGGTATTGCACCACGCCCGTAGGACCTCCCCAACCCAATTACTGGAATGGCTGTTTGGTTGCGCGAGTGCAGCTGTCTCCTTGGGCACTGCTGAAAACCCTTCAGGCGATCGAAGTTCAATTTGGCCGCCAACGGCAACAGCACTGGGGCGCCCGCACCCTTGATTTAGATCTGCTGCTGTATGGCGATCGCGTCATTGCCACTCCCGAATTGACCCTGCCCCATCCCCGCTTGGCAGAGCGTCCCTTTGTCCTTGTCCCCCTTGCAGCGATCGCCCCCCACTGGCGACATCCCCTCCTAGGTGAAACCATCCAAACCCTACGGGAGCAAGTTGGCGATCAGGGCATTATTGCCGTTCTCTCTGACGATGCTGGCGAAACCACGTTTGCAACTGCTGCCGACAGGCCGCCGCCTGAACCCCGCTAA
- a CDS encoding nicotinate phosphoribosyltransferase, which yields MTGLSLAASDYSLLTDLYQLTMAATYAGEDLAWTPASFELSVRRLPRGYTYLVAMGLAQVLEYLQQVRFTPQQIDYLKSLAVFERAPAAFWDLLSHSEFRGDVWAVPEGTVVFAQEPLLRIEAPLWQAQWLETCLLNIVNYQTLVATRASRLRQLVGEEVDLLEFGTRRAFSPQASLWAARSALAAGFTATSNVLAAQQLGVSPTGTMAHSLVMAIATLAGTEQDAFTVFLRYYPEGTLLVDTYDTLAAVATLADRQAAGEIIVKAVRIDSGDLLSLSQKIRQLLPQTKIIASGDLDEGEIRRLRAAGACIDAYGIGTKLVTGDPVNGVYKLVEISGQGVMKTSSGKMTLPGRKQIYRRPSGDCLALASEENVWGKPLLELVMQEGRPLFPPESLTTIRDRHRASLAELPDTLLEVTQPVVYSPALEALIQQLRQHP from the coding sequence ATGACCGGTTTGAGCTTGGCCGCCAGTGATTACAGTTTGCTGACGGATCTCTATCAACTGACGATGGCGGCCACCTATGCGGGCGAAGATTTGGCTTGGACACCCGCCAGTTTTGAACTCAGTGTACGGCGACTACCCCGCGGATATACGTATTTGGTGGCCATGGGGTTGGCTCAGGTGCTGGAGTACTTGCAGCAGGTGCGGTTTACTCCCCAGCAAATTGATTACTTGAAAAGTCTAGCGGTTTTTGAGCGAGCACCCGCCGCGTTCTGGGACTTGTTGAGCCACAGTGAGTTCCGGGGGGATGTTTGGGCAGTTCCCGAAGGGACGGTGGTGTTTGCCCAGGAACCCCTGCTGCGGATTGAGGCCCCCCTCTGGCAAGCCCAGTGGTTAGAAACCTGTCTGCTCAACATTGTGAATTACCAGACCTTGGTGGCTACCCGCGCTTCACGGCTGCGACAGTTGGTGGGAGAAGAGGTAGATCTGCTGGAATTTGGCACGCGCCGTGCCTTTAGTCCTCAGGCTTCCCTCTGGGCAGCACGCTCAGCCCTCGCAGCCGGATTTACGGCCACGTCCAATGTGCTGGCGGCACAGCAGTTGGGGGTTTCCCCCACAGGCACGATGGCACACTCCCTTGTGATGGCGATCGCCACCCTCGCGGGTACAGAACAGGATGCCTTTACGGTTTTCTTGCGCTACTACCCTGAAGGAACGCTGTTGGTCGATACCTATGACACCCTCGCCGCCGTTGCCACCCTCGCCGATCGCCAAGCGGCCGGGGAAATTATCGTCAAGGCCGTGCGCATTGATTCAGGGGATCTCCTAAGCCTCTCCCAGAAAATTCGCCAGCTCTTGCCCCAAACAAAAATCATTGCCAGTGGGGATCTCGATGAAGGGGAAATTCGCCGCCTGCGAGCAGCCGGTGCCTGTATTGATGCCTATGGCATTGGCACTAAGCTGGTAACGGGGGATCCTGTCAACGGCGTCTATAAACTCGTGGAAATTAGTGGTCAAGGAGTCATGAAGACCTCCAGTGGCAAAATGACGTTACCGGGACGCAAGCAAATTTATCGCCGTCCCAGTGGGGATTGCCTTGCCTTGGCCAGCGAGGAAAATGTCTGGGGCAAACCGCTCCTCGAACTGGTCATGCAGGAGGGGCGCCCCCTTTTTCCCCCCGAGTCCTTGACGACAATTCGCGATCGCCACCGTGCCAGTTTGGCAGAATTGCCAGATACGCTCCTAGAGGTGACTCAGCCAGTGGTCTATTCCCCTGCCCTTGAAGCCCTGATTCAACAGTTGCGACAGCATCCATGA
- the tadA gene encoding tRNA adenosine(34) deaminase TadA, whose product MLEILPSSETAIHDFWMQQAIALAEQAGDADEVPVGAVIVSAENELIATGENRRQRDHDPTAHAEIIALRRAGQRLGTWYLTGCRLYVTLEPCPMCAGAIVQARIHTLIYGTTDPKAGAIDSVLQLPQSAAVFHRIQVISGVQAAACRQQLQTWFRQHRQRERQ is encoded by the coding sequence ATGCTAGAGATTCTCCCTTCATCAGAAACAGCAATCCATGACTTTTGGATGCAGCAGGCGATCGCCCTCGCAGAACAGGCAGGAGACGCCGATGAAGTGCCCGTGGGCGCGGTGATTGTCAGTGCGGAGAATGAACTCATTGCCACGGGCGAAAATCGCCGCCAGCGCGATCATGACCCCACTGCCCATGCGGAAATTATTGCCCTACGCCGCGCGGGTCAACGCCTAGGCACGTGGTACCTAACGGGCTGTCGCCTCTACGTGACCCTAGAACCCTGCCCAATGTGTGCCGGCGCCATTGTCCAAGCCCGCATTCATACCCTCATCTACGGAACCACTGATCCCAAAGCAGGGGCCATTGATTCGGTGCTGCAACTTCCCCAAAGCGCAGCGGTGTTCCACCGGATTCAGGTGATTAGCGGGGTTCAGGCGGCGGCCTGTCGGCAGCAGTTGCAAACGTGGTTTCGCCAGCATCGTCAGAGAGAACGGCAATAA